A stretch of the Peromyscus leucopus breed LL Stock chromosome 10, UCI_PerLeu_2.1, whole genome shotgun sequence genome encodes the following:
- the LOC114683190 gene encoding NACHT, LRR and PYD domains-containing protein 5-like, with the protein MKKSDEAEGNVGNRGKNKSGFESESKLKPKKGEMGEWSSVSGAEVTLGLQYLWVTLISNRKLKYLNLGNTLMRDDDIKLACEALKHRNCSLETLRLDSCELTSACYLEISKLLLSTTSLKSLSLARNKVVEKSMRSLCEALSSSQCSLQKLILDSCDLTSASCGFLALMLINNKKLTHLSLTMNPMEDGGVKLLCEALREPTCHLQELELVDCQLTEDCCEDLACVITANKQLTSLDLGNNALGDVGVMALCKGLRHEDSSLKRLGLEACGLTSECCEALSLALSSNQLLTSLNLTKNDFSTSGMLKLCSAFLHSTSKLRIIGLWKQQYYAQVRRQLEELQFTKPQMVIDGDWYSFDDDDDRNWWKN; encoded by the exons ATGAAGAAGTCAGATGAGGCAGAAGGGAATGTGGGGAATAGGGGGAAGAACAAGTCAGGCTTTGAGTCGGAGTCTAAGCTGAAACCtaagaaaggagagatgggagaATGGAGCTCTGTTTCA GGTGCAGAGGTAACCCTCGGCCTTCAGTACCTCTGGGTGACCCTCATTAGCAACCGGAAGTTAAAATACCTCAACCTGGGGAACACACTCATGAGGGACGATGACATCAAGTTAGCCTGCGAAGCGTTAAAACACCGGAACTGCTCCCTGGAGACTTTGCGATTGGATTCCTGCGAGTTAACCTCCGCCTGTTACCTGGAGATCTCCAAGCTGCTTCTCTCAACCACCAGCCTCAAATCTCTCAGTCTGGCAAGAAATAAGGTGGTAGAAAAAAGCATGAGGTCGCTCTGTGAGGCCTTGAGTAGCTCCCAGTGTTCACTGCAGAAGCTGATACTGGACAGCTGTGACCTCACATCTGCCAGCT GCGGTTTCCTGGCACTGATGCttatcaacaacaaaaagctgaccCACCTGAGCCTGACGATGAACCCCATGGAGGATGGCGGGGTGAAGCTTCTGTGTGAGGCTCTCCGGGAGCCGACATGTCACCTCCAAGAGCTGGAACTGGTGGACTGCCAGCTCACGGAGGATTGCTGCGAAGATCTGGCCTGCGTGATCACAGCCAACAAGCAATTGACGAGCTTGGATCTCGGTAACAACGCCCTGGGTGACGTCGGAGTCATGGCCCTGTGCAAggggctgaggcatgaggacagCTCCCTGAAGAGACTTGGGTTGGAGGCCTGCGGGTTGACTTCCGAATGCTGTGAGGCACTGTCACTGGCCCTGTCTTCCAACCAGCTCCTCACCAGCCTAAACCTGACAAAGAATGACTTCAGTACGTCGGGGATGTTGAAGCTGTGCTCTGCATTCCTGCATTCCACCTCTAAACTTCGGATAATCGGCCTGTGGAAGCAACAGTACTATGCCCAGGTGAGAAGGCAGCTGGAGGAATTGCAGTTTACAAAGCCCCAAATGGTGATTGATGGTGATTGGTATTCCTTTGACGACGATGACGACCGTAACTGGTGGAAAAACTGA